A window of the Jeotgalibacillus aurantiacus genome harbors these coding sequences:
- a CDS encoding PTS transporter subunit EIIC — protein MSGKLQKYEPTVKEVIRLIGGKENIQGAAHCATRLRIVTNDQEKISLKEIEQLDHVKGAFIAGDQLQIIFGAGTVNDVYKVFQQEAGMEDMSLSDVKGASAKKQNAFQRGIKALSDVFVQIIPGLLAAALLMGITGLLSQPGVFAEQSVVEMYPAITGINRFLSIMATGIFTILPLLVVWSATKRFGGNPVLGLVIGAIMLHPELGNAFEVAAGNVEAENINILGLNIELVGFQGGIIVALLMGLVVAKLDQFFTRVVPDIIKLFLVPFLTVTLSGLLLFVIVGPLGRFLADGLTSSLLWATENLGVVGFVIFAGVQQVVVITGLHHVIGAVEAQLIADTGLNFIMPLMSVALMGQGGAVLGYLYLRWNDKKARQIGISSFGSILFGISEPALFGINVRYKFPLIAGCIASAFAGAYVFFLNINALGFGATAVPGIAIVSTTGGGHLHYVIANVFALVLGAIFTAIYGKVKKPSFDV, from the coding sequence ATGAGTGGGAAACTTCAAAAATACGAACCAACCGTGAAAGAAGTCATCCGGTTAATTGGTGGCAAGGAAAATATTCAAGGTGCTGCCCATTGTGCAACGAGACTTCGAATTGTGACAAACGACCAGGAGAAAATTTCTCTTAAGGAAATTGAACAGCTTGACCACGTTAAGGGAGCATTTATTGCAGGTGACCAGCTTCAGATTATTTTTGGAGCAGGTACGGTTAATGACGTTTATAAAGTATTCCAGCAGGAAGCAGGCATGGAAGATATGTCATTAAGTGACGTGAAAGGTGCCTCTGCTAAAAAGCAGAACGCTTTCCAGCGCGGAATTAAAGCATTATCTGATGTGTTTGTTCAGATCATCCCGGGACTGCTCGCAGCAGCTCTATTAATGGGGATTACAGGTCTATTAAGTCAGCCTGGCGTATTTGCAGAGCAATCTGTTGTTGAAATGTACCCTGCGATTACAGGGATTAATCGATTCCTGTCAATCATGGCGACAGGTATCTTTACGATTTTACCATTGCTGGTAGTTTGGTCAGCGACAAAGCGTTTTGGAGGAAATCCTGTTTTAGGTCTTGTTATTGGTGCGATCATGCTTCACCCGGAATTAGGAAATGCCTTTGAGGTTGCTGCGGGAAATGTTGAAGCAGAAAATATTAATATTCTTGGCCTTAATATCGAGCTTGTAGGATTCCAGGGTGGAATCATTGTAGCCCTTCTAATGGGTCTTGTTGTGGCGAAGCTTGATCAGTTCTTTACACGTGTTGTACCAGATATCATTAAGCTTTTCCTTGTGCCGTTCCTGACTGTCACGCTATCAGGATTACTGTTATTTGTGATTGTTGGTCCGCTTGGACGTTTCCTTGCAGACGGATTAACATCAAGCCTTCTTTGGGCAACTGAAAATCTTGGTGTTGTCGGATTTGTTATTTTTGCAGGTGTTCAGCAGGTTGTCGTCATTACAGGTCTTCACCACGTCATTGGCGCGGTAGAGGCACAGTTGATTGCCGACACTGGATTAAACTTTATTATGCCATTGATGTCTGTTGCGCTTATGGGACAGGGTGGAGCTGTACTTGGTTATCTGTACCTTCGCTGGAATGATAAAAAGGCACGCCAGATCGGAATCTCATCTTTTGGATCGATTTTATTCGGAATTTCAGAACCGGCACTGTTCGGTATTAATGTACGCTATAAATTCCCGTTAATTGCAGGCTGTATCGCGAGTGCGTTTGCAGGTGCTTACGTATTCTTCCTGAATATTAATGCGCTTGGATTCGGTGCAACAGCAGTACCTGGTATTGCTATCGTTTCAACGACTGGCGGTGGACACTTACACTACGTAATTGCCAACGTATTTGCGCTTGTTTTAGGAGCGATTTTCACTGCGATTTACGGAAAGGTGAAAAAACCAAGCTTTGATGTATAA
- a CDS encoding glycoside hydrolase family 32 protein, giving the protein MTTRYFEPKYRTILEAKEGELEALANKSAYDLWKPVYHIHPQYGLLNDPNGLAWFKGRYHVFYQWYPYGAYHGMKHWAHVSSENLAEFERHPVAITPVEDYESHGAYSGASLQVGDELYLFYTGNVKYDKEARDAHQCLAIMNEAGEIRKYEKNPLIEGVPEGYTGHVRDPKVFEQNGTYYMLLGAQRENKTGAIIVYQSPDALNWSFYGELSVNIDLEGYMWECPDYFELEGKDYLIFSPQGIDPSGENYHNVFNTVYAAGTLNIEKLQFEVEEYHELDKGFDFYAPQSFEADGKRLLYGWAGVGEVNFPTDENAWAHCLTLPRELVRKGNRLLQRPADSLSLLQGELLAEGSTQGAGQEALLDNTTAKAFRALISTTSTSDMSVQLFESENEHFEIRYDHDAKKVTVDRSGMTHVVEAAFGTTREVTLENGLSEIEVLVDHSIAEIFVNGGEAVFTCRVFPLNEEKKVAITSNSKTNYGIYSMKRGISR; this is encoded by the coding sequence ATGACGACCCGCTATTTTGAACCGAAATACCGGACCATTTTAGAGGCAAAAGAGGGAGAGCTCGAAGCCTTAGCGAATAAATCAGCCTATGATCTGTGGAAGCCTGTGTATCACATTCATCCACAGTACGGACTGCTGAATGATCCGAATGGACTGGCCTGGTTCAAAGGCCGTTACCATGTGTTTTACCAGTGGTACCCGTATGGTGCTTATCATGGAATGAAGCACTGGGCACACGTTTCATCTGAGAATCTTGCTGAATTTGAACGTCACCCGGTTGCGATTACACCGGTTGAGGATTATGAGTCACATGGTGCCTACTCAGGTGCTTCCCTGCAGGTCGGCGATGAACTGTATTTATTTTATACAGGGAATGTGAAGTACGATAAGGAAGCGCGTGACGCCCATCAGTGTCTGGCGATCATGAATGAGGCCGGTGAGATCCGTAAATATGAAAAGAATCCTCTTATTGAAGGGGTTCCTGAGGGGTACACAGGACACGTTCGTGACCCGAAGGTATTTGAGCAAAACGGAACGTATTATATGCTGTTAGGGGCTCAGCGTGAAAATAAGACGGGTGCGATTATCGTCTATCAGTCACCTGATGCACTGAACTGGTCATTTTATGGTGAGCTTTCAGTCAATATTGACCTTGAGGGGTATATGTGGGAGTGCCCGGATTACTTCGAGCTGGAGGGGAAAGATTATTTAATCTTCTCCCCGCAGGGCATCGATCCTTCCGGTGAAAACTACCATAACGTTTTTAATACGGTGTATGCTGCCGGAACGCTTAATATTGAAAAGCTTCAGTTTGAAGTGGAAGAATATCATGAACTTGATAAGGGCTTTGATTTTTATGCACCGCAGAGCTTTGAAGCTGATGGAAAACGTCTGCTCTACGGCTGGGCCGGTGTTGGAGAGGTTAACTTCCCGACGGACGAAAATGCCTGGGCACACTGTCTGACCCTGCCGCGTGAGCTTGTCCGTAAAGGCAACAGACTGCTTCAGCGTCCTGCTGATTCGCTGTCATTACTTCAGGGTGAGCTTCTTGCTGAGGGATCGACGCAAGGCGCTGGTCAAGAAGCATTACTGGACAATACGACTGCGAAAGCATTCAGAGCATTGATCAGCACCACGTCAACGTCTGATATGAGCGTGCAGCTTTTTGAATCGGAAAATGAACATTTTGAGATCCGTTATGATCATGATGCTAAAAAAGTGACAGTGGACCGTTCGGGAATGACGCATGTGGTGGAAGCGGCATTCGGGACAACCCGTGAAGTTACGCTCGAAAACGGTCTTTCTGAAATTGAGGTTCTGGTTGATCACAGTATTGCAGAGATCTTTGTCAATGGAGGAGAAGCAGTCTTCACCTGCAGAGTATTCCCTCTAAACGAAGAGAAGAAAGTGGCAATTACAAGCAATAGTAAAACCAATTACGGGATTTATTCAATGAAACGCGGTATCAGCCGCTGA
- a CDS encoding DUF4385 domain-containing protein yields MPFDYDLDFDSIDFREKPELYRVGRGEQGVLLVEPYKGEILPHWRFKTPEEAKESSEKIYEMFLAYKKEDDFVGMDMARKFIQMGYTRARRYANYKGGRKYDKSGEVNDREIDEEKVQSASIFEEKWKIVREDEEYLEKKKHHQKKYG; encoded by the coding sequence ATGCCATTTGATTATGACCTGGATTTCGATTCAATTGATTTTCGTGAAAAGCCCGAGCTATACAGAGTAGGTCGTGGAGAGCAGGGTGTCTTATTAGTGGAGCCCTACAAAGGTGAAATACTGCCCCACTGGCGGTTTAAAACACCGGAGGAGGCAAAAGAATCATCAGAAAAGATTTATGAAATGTTTTTAGCCTATAAAAAAGAAGACGATTTTGTCGGAATGGATATGGCGAGGAAATTCATTCAGATGGGATATACGAGAGCCAGACGTTATGCCAATTACAAAGGTGGCAGAAAATACGACAAGAGCGGAGAAGTAAATGACCGTGAAATAGATGAAGAAAAAGTGCAGTCTGCCTCAATTTTTGAAGAGAAGTGGAAAATCGTAAGGGAAGATGAGGAATATCTGGAGAAAAAGAAACACCATCAAAAGAAGTATGGATAG
- a CDS encoding EAL domain-containing protein, translating into MNVAYMQPKVKNLSSQKKITFFPLAPEEGQTGDQDILSRLKLSFSEEIRRAIRNNEFKLYYQPQFHVESGALAGAEAFIRWHHPDRGILFPENFISQAEYSGQIMDVGRWGLHELFHQQAKWKDQGAELINIATNISGIQFVNRSLISEVSHFLDVYKVDPAYISIELTERLEVDLDVWTRQVTDLKNLGIKISLDDFGTGYNTFPQLINVSVDFVKIDRRFIQQMTTSERAASVVESLIKLSGSLGCTAIAEGVESAGQLEKIRQFGGKVTQGFYHEAALPADEFFLKYLSK; encoded by the coding sequence ATGAATGTCGCTTACATGCAGCCAAAGGTGAAAAATCTGTCATCTCAAAAGAAAATTACGTTCTTTCCCCTTGCTCCTGAAGAAGGTCAAACAGGTGATCAGGATATTTTGTCGAGGCTGAAGCTGTCCTTTAGTGAAGAGATCCGGAGAGCCATACGCAATAACGAATTTAAACTGTATTATCAGCCGCAGTTCCATGTCGAATCCGGCGCATTAGCAGGTGCGGAGGCATTTATTCGATGGCATCATCCGGACCGCGGGATCCTTTTTCCTGAGAATTTTATTTCACAGGCGGAATATTCAGGTCAGATTATGGACGTTGGACGCTGGGGTCTTCATGAGCTGTTTCATCAGCAGGCTAAGTGGAAAGACCAGGGAGCGGAACTGATCAACATTGCAACGAATATTTCAGGCATTCAATTTGTGAATCGTTCACTGATCAGTGAAGTCAGCCATTTTCTTGATGTGTATAAGGTAGATCCTGCTTACATCTCTATTGAGCTTACAGAACGTCTTGAAGTCGATCTGGATGTTTGGACACGTCAGGTTACGGACCTGAAAAACCTTGGTATAAAAATTTCACTCGATGATTTTGGTACCGGATATAATACATTTCCCCAGTTGATTAACGTTTCTGTTGATTTTGTGAAAATTGATCGGCGTTTTATTCAGCAGATGACGACCTCAGAAAGAGCGGCATCTGTTGTGGAATCTCTCATAAAGCTTTCAGGATCTCTCGGGTGTACGGCTATAGCAGAAGGGGTGGAGAGTGCTGGTCAGCTCGAGAAAATTAGACAATTCGGGGGCAAAGTGACACAGGGCTTCTATCATGAAGCTGCTCTACCCGCAGATGAATTTTTTTTAAAATACCTTTCGAAATAA
- a CDS encoding DUF3307 domain-containing protein: MNPFSFLFLAHLIGDFLFQTGWMASKKSTEWIPLLTHCFVYTITILIVSWMTFGVMSLVAYLFIFVTHVILDRQKFVRWWVKRMMQTPAGPDKWLTIVVDQIFHLIILAIALYL; encoded by the coding sequence ATGAATCCATTTTCTTTTTTGTTTTTAGCACATTTAATTGGAGACTTTTTGTTTCAAACAGGCTGGATGGCTTCAAAAAAAAGCACAGAGTGGATTCCTTTACTAACGCACTGTTTCGTTTATACGATAACGATTTTAATTGTATCCTGGATGACTTTCGGTGTTATGTCTTTAGTCGCATATCTCTTTATTTTTGTAACGCATGTCATACTGGATCGGCAAAAATTTGTACGCTGGTGGGTAAAGCGCATGATGCAAACACCTGCAGGCCCTGATAAATGGCTGACGATCGTTGTAGATCAAATTTTTCACCTTATTATTCTGGCCATCGCATTGTATTTATAA
- a CDS encoding HD domain-containing phosphohydrolase translates to MNNRQPFSSDIPAEDLLKIIFEYASKLAHENDLDTLHILMAEMGKKLTMADRCTLWIADPHERKLWTKVAHGIDRIEIPLSSGLVGSSYQSGETIIIHDAYTDSRFNPDIDKKSGYLTKSILCIPIRNADKEIIGVYQAVNKQSYPSIFSEKDITYLSLAATYTGQSIEKAILYSELVESQKEVIYTMGSIGESRSAETGNHVKRVAKYSYIIARGAGLSEEEASLIELASPMHDIGKVSIPDAILNKPGKLTNEEFAVMKQHTLTGYSIFKNSKRKILQAAAVIAKTHHEKWNGKGYPEGLSGEEIPLYGRIVAIADVFDALATERPYKKAWPLEEILNLINQEKGKHFDPQLVDVFFDQLPKILEIRSLYAEKPERMSG, encoded by the coding sequence ATGAATAACCGCCAACCGTTTTCCTCAGACATACCAGCAGAGGATTTGTTAAAAATCATTTTTGAATATGCATCAAAACTGGCTCATGAAAATGATCTGGATACGCTTCATATATTAATGGCGGAAATGGGCAAAAAGCTGACGATGGCAGATCGATGTACTTTGTGGATTGCTGATCCTCACGAAAGAAAACTGTGGACGAAGGTCGCTCACGGTATAGACAGGATTGAAATTCCTCTTTCTTCAGGCCTTGTTGGAAGCTCCTATCAGTCAGGAGAGACGATTATTATTCACGACGCCTATACAGATAGCAGGTTCAATCCGGATATTGATAAGAAAAGTGGATACCTTACAAAGTCAATATTATGTATCCCTATAAGAAATGCTGATAAAGAAATCATTGGCGTATATCAGGCAGTTAATAAGCAAAGTTATCCCTCCATCTTTTCTGAAAAGGATATTACTTATCTTTCTCTTGCTGCCACATATACAGGCCAATCGATTGAAAAAGCAATACTCTATTCTGAATTAGTAGAATCGCAGAAAGAAGTTATTTACACAATGGGATCAATTGGTGAGAGCCGTTCAGCCGAAACAGGAAACCATGTAAAAAGGGTCGCTAAGTACTCCTATATTATCGCCCGAGGCGCAGGTTTATCTGAGGAAGAAGCGAGCCTGATAGAGTTAGCGAGTCCCATGCACGATATCGGCAAAGTAAGCATCCCGGACGCTATTTTAAATAAACCCGGTAAACTTACGAACGAAGAATTCGCTGTAATGAAGCAACACACATTAACAGGCTATTCTATTTTTAAAAATTCTAAAAGAAAAATATTGCAGGCTGCAGCCGTTATCGCAAAGACTCATCACGAAAAGTGGAATGGAAAAGGCTACCCTGAAGGTTTGTCTGGAGAAGAAATCCCTCTGTACGGCAGAATAGTTGCCATTGCTGATGTGTTTGATGCACTGGCAACTGAAAGACCGTACAAAAAAGCCTGGCCACTTGAAGAAATTCTGAATTTAATTAATCAGGAAAAAGGGAAGCATTTTGATCCTCAGCTAGTAGACGTCTTTTTTGATCAGCTGCCGAAGATTCTGGAGATTAGATCACTTTATGCTGAAAAGCCGGAGAGGATGAGCGGTTAA
- a CDS encoding adenylate/guanylate cyclase domain-containing protein — translation MNEKVYEFKKIYPMDKETAWELMSNTDHLNRVSGVFTVHFSNAEYHDSTLYRTAKAKAAGFVPLEWVEHPFEWVKNEFYSVERVYRSGPIKRFHWTISFENVSRSEADPQVELTFTGKFTPANLLGLLAIPTSAVNSIKEIMKYLDKCLEANQQSSINILPVHGKVELDEMQLSKKSARLLTFHQNPDQVNLLMNHLTSASDDEVLDMQPYYLADRWSINRSDALYLFLHAVKSGLLNQSWNLMCPNCRAAKNSVSAMNQLVDQVHCDLCGVDYEMTLDRYVEMRFSVHPSVRKARNQVYCLSGPSRSPHILSQKRIAPGETSFIQYPVKQGDLRLRVLKFNHSIKLDQNQHPDQPSAVYHDTGWDTDNLHINKNGGALQISNQTDKEIVVLIEKMEWDHYAITGASIATLQIYRDLFSNEVLSPDQQIGVETVTVLFSDLKGSTALYESVGDANAYHQVHQHFNYLKKHVAANSGGIVKTIGDSIMAVFLKKEDALRAAISIQTGLHEFNKDSQTSLKIKLGLFSGPVIAVNANDILDYFGRTVNISARIQQKSEGEDIVLTTSDFAELSEVFSSHQFKTEKLTTKLAGIHEKAELVRIFELGNEATGALNEAAAAQEN, via the coding sequence ATGAATGAAAAAGTGTATGAATTTAAAAAAATCTATCCAATGGATAAAGAGACTGCCTGGGAACTGATGTCAAATACAGATCATTTAAATCGGGTTTCAGGTGTATTTACCGTTCATTTCTCAAATGCTGAATATCATGACTCTACATTATACAGAACAGCAAAGGCAAAGGCTGCAGGATTTGTACCGTTAGAGTGGGTTGAGCATCCTTTTGAATGGGTGAAAAATGAATTTTATTCTGTAGAACGGGTGTATAGAAGCGGACCAATCAAACGGTTTCATTGGACCATTTCATTTGAAAATGTAAGTAGATCTGAAGCGGATCCGCAGGTTGAGCTTACATTTACAGGAAAGTTCACACCTGCAAATCTGCTGGGGCTTTTAGCTATTCCTACATCAGCTGTCAATTCGATTAAAGAAATCATGAAATATTTGGATAAATGTCTGGAAGCAAATCAGCAGTCAAGCATCAATATTCTGCCGGTACACGGAAAAGTTGAGCTGGATGAAATGCAACTTTCCAAAAAAAGTGCACGCTTATTGACTTTTCATCAAAATCCGGATCAGGTAAATCTTTTAATGAATCATTTAACAAGTGCCAGTGATGATGAAGTGCTGGATATGCAGCCTTATTATCTGGCTGATCGGTGGAGTATAAATCGATCAGATGCTTTATATCTTTTTTTACATGCTGTGAAGAGTGGTCTGCTGAATCAGTCATGGAATTTGATGTGTCCGAATTGCCGGGCAGCAAAGAATTCTGTTTCTGCCATGAACCAGCTGGTTGATCAGGTGCATTGTGACCTGTGTGGAGTAGATTATGAAATGACCCTCGACCGTTACGTTGAAATGCGATTTTCTGTACATCCATCTGTCAGAAAAGCAAGGAATCAAGTCTATTGTCTGAGCGGACCATCAAGAAGTCCACATATTCTTTCACAAAAAAGAATTGCTCCAGGTGAGACTTCGTTTATTCAATATCCTGTTAAACAAGGGGATCTTCGTCTAAGAGTATTAAAGTTCAATCATTCTATTAAACTGGATCAGAACCAGCATCCTGATCAGCCTTCTGCTGTTTATCATGACACAGGATGGGATACTGATAACCTCCATATAAATAAAAATGGCGGAGCACTGCAAATTTCAAATCAGACTGACAAGGAGATTGTCGTCTTAATAGAGAAAATGGAATGGGATCATTATGCGATCACAGGTGCTTCTATTGCGACCCTTCAAATCTATCGCGATCTGTTTTCTAATGAAGTATTATCACCGGATCAGCAGATTGGTGTAGAAACCGTTACCGTTCTTTTCAGTGATTTGAAGGGATCTACGGCATTGTATGAATCAGTTGGTGATGCAAACGCTTATCATCAGGTGCATCAGCATTTCAATTACTTAAAAAAGCATGTGGCTGCTAACAGCGGTGGCATTGTTAAAACAATAGGCGATTCAATCATGGCTGTTTTCTTAAAGAAAGAAGATGCTTTAAGGGCTGCCATTTCGATTCAGACGGGTCTTCACGAGTTCAATAAAGACAGTCAGACTTCCCTTAAGATAAAGCTCGGCTTATTTTCCGGCCCTGTTATTGCGGTCAATGCAAATGATATCCTTGATTATTTTGGAAGGACGGTTAATATTTCAGCGAGAATTCAGCAAAAAAGCGAAGGCGAAGATATCGTGCTGACAACATCAGATTTTGCGGAGCTTTCAGAGGTTTTTTCCAGTCATCAGTTTAAAACAGAAAAGCTGACAACGAAGCTTGCAGGGATTCATGAAAAAGCTGAATTGGTGAGAATCTTTGAGTTAGGTAATGAAGCAACGGGTGCTTTAAATGAGGCAGCTGCTGCTCAGGAAAATTAA
- a CDS encoding response regulator transcription factor, translating into MKKLLIADDEDILRMLIEDTLEELPFVISEVTNGREAYERLNEETFDYLILDYMMPEMTGYEVLEKLSDDIKRTITIIMLTAKTQKEDQEALMQAGADYFISKPFSPIELADFMEGLLNEG; encoded by the coding sequence ATGAAAAAACTGCTCATTGCAGATGACGAAGACATACTCAGAATGCTGATTGAGGATACATTGGAGGAGCTGCCATTTGTCATTTCGGAGGTGACAAACGGCAGGGAGGCATATGAACGTCTGAACGAAGAAACCTTTGATTATCTGATTCTGGATTACATGATGCCCGAGATGACAGGTTATGAAGTGCTTGAGAAACTGTCAGATGATATCAAGAGGACAATAACGATTATTATGCTGACTGCTAAAACCCAAAAAGAGGATCAGGAAGCGCTGATGCAGGCTGGTGCAGATTATTTTATTTCCAAACCATTCAGCCCGATCGAATTGGCTGATTTTATGGAGGGGCTGTTAAATGAAGGGTAA